The following proteins are encoded in a genomic region of Mycolicibacterium rutilum:
- a CDS encoding ABC transporter ATP-binding protein, translating into MTTTDWRGKYEEHSDDLPIDENLPRRREARALLGSLLRPYRLTIGLLALVVVVENAARLSVPILVQRGIDRGIPPIVDGGSARTLMTIVGVLAVVVVVQATSRMFFLRRSGRIGQKVLLELRRRVFRHFQRLDIAFHERYTSGRVVSRSTNDVEAIQDMLETGFDSLITAVLTLFGTAILLITLDWRLGLMCLTAFPVLVALVWWFRKESARTYRRVRESAALVIVQFVETMTGIKAVQAYRREPRNQQIFEDIADRYKDDNERTFQLLAIFMPGVKLVGNLTTGVVLLYGGYRVLGGEMTIGTLTAFLLYLRMFFEPMQEISQFFNTFQSAASALEKLAGVLAERPGIEDPQRPVALHDVRGEIAFRDVRFEYVAGRPVLPGLTLEVPAGQTVALVGTTGAGKTTIAKLIARFYDPTEGAVTLDGVDLRRLSQSDLRRHVVMVTQENFMFDGTIADNIRFGRPQASDAEVTAAAAAVGADRFIAALPDGYDTDVAKRGGRLSAGQRQLVAFARAFLADPAVLILDEATSSLDIPSERMVQRALETVLAQRTALVIAHRLSTVQIADRVLVLEHGRIVEDGAPQDLIGRDDGRYAALHRAWVESLA; encoded by the coding sequence ATGACGACCACGGATTGGCGCGGCAAGTACGAGGAGCACTCCGACGATCTGCCGATCGACGAGAACCTGCCCCGGCGCCGCGAGGCCCGCGCACTGCTGGGCTCACTGCTGCGGCCGTACCGCCTCACGATCGGTCTGCTCGCGCTCGTGGTGGTGGTGGAGAACGCCGCGCGGCTGTCGGTGCCGATCCTGGTGCAGCGCGGCATCGACCGCGGCATCCCACCCATCGTCGACGGCGGGTCGGCGCGCACGCTGATGACGATCGTCGGCGTGCTGGCGGTCGTGGTCGTCGTGCAGGCCACCAGCCGGATGTTCTTCCTGCGGCGGTCGGGCCGGATCGGACAGAAGGTGCTTCTCGAGTTGCGCCGCAGGGTCTTTCGGCACTTCCAGCGCCTCGACATCGCATTCCATGAGCGCTACACGTCCGGGCGCGTGGTCAGCCGGTCCACCAACGACGTCGAGGCGATCCAGGACATGCTGGAGACCGGCTTCGACAGCCTGATCACCGCGGTGCTGACACTGTTCGGCACCGCGATCCTGCTGATCACGCTGGACTGGCGGCTCGGGCTGATGTGCCTGACCGCGTTCCCGGTGCTGGTCGCGCTGGTGTGGTGGTTTCGCAAGGAGTCGGCGCGCACCTATCGACGCGTGCGGGAGAGCGCCGCGCTGGTGATCGTGCAGTTCGTCGAGACGATGACGGGCATCAAGGCCGTGCAGGCCTACCGCCGCGAGCCGCGCAACCAGCAGATCTTCGAAGACATCGCCGATCGGTACAAGGACGACAACGAGCGCACGTTCCAGCTGCTCGCGATCTTCATGCCCGGGGTCAAACTCGTCGGCAACCTCACCACCGGCGTGGTGCTCCTCTACGGCGGCTACCGGGTGCTGGGCGGCGAGATGACGATCGGCACGCTCACCGCGTTCCTGCTGTACCTGCGGATGTTCTTCGAACCGATGCAGGAGATCTCGCAGTTCTTCAACACCTTCCAGTCCGCGGCCTCGGCGCTGGAGAAGCTGGCCGGTGTGCTGGCCGAGCGGCCGGGCATCGAGGACCCCCAGCGGCCCGTCGCGTTGCACGACGTGCGCGGCGAAATCGCCTTCCGCGACGTGCGTTTCGAATACGTCGCGGGCCGGCCGGTGCTGCCCGGCCTGACGCTGGAGGTGCCCGCGGGGCAGACCGTCGCACTGGTCGGCACCACCGGCGCCGGCAAGACCACGATCGCCAAGCTGATCGCCCGGTTCTACGACCCCACCGAAGGCGCCGTGACGTTGGACGGCGTCGACCTGCGCCGCCTGTCGCAGAGCGACCTGCGCCGCCACGTCGTGATGGTCACGCAGGAGAACTTCATGTTCGACGGCACCATCGCCGACAACATCCGCTTCGGCCGGCCGCAGGCCAGCGACGCCGAAGTCACCGCGGCCGCCGCGGCCGTCGGCGCCGACCGGTTCATCGCCGCGCTGCCCGACGGCTACGACACCGACGTCGCCAAGCGCGGCGGCCGATTGTCGGCCGGGCAGCGGCAACTCGTCGCGTTCGCGCGTGCCTTCCTCGCCGACCCCGCGGTGCTGATCCTGGACGAGGCGACGTCCTCGCTCGACATCCCCAGCGAGCGGATGGTGCAGCGAGCGCTGGAAACCGTACTGGCACAACGCACCGCGCTGGTGATCGCCCACCGGTTGTCGACGGTGCAGATCGCCGACCGCGTGCTGGTGCTCGAACACGGCCGCATCGTCGAGGACGGCGCCCCGCAGGACCTCATCGGCCGCGACGACGGCCGCTACGCCGCGCTGCACCGGGCGTGGGTGGAGTCGCTGGCCTAA
- a CDS encoding NAD(P)-binding protein — MAATIEADYLVVGAGAMGLAFADTLVSESDATVVVVDRNDRPGGHWTTAYPFVRLHQPSAYYGVNSLHLGSDSIDESGLNAGFYELASGAEVCGYFDEVMREHLLPTGRVTYLPGSEYLGDGRVRGADGDPIEVIARRVVTSHTEIVVPSMRPPAYAVAAGVDVVAPNDVPGFAEPRDRYVVVGAGKTAMDSCLWLLRNGVAPERVTWVKPRESWVLDRGAVQPGRQFAQAVMRDFGNQLTAVQEAESLRDLFDRLEAGGCLHRIDTSVEPTMYRCAILSAAELAELRRITDVVRMGRVASVEPGRMTLDGGVRDVEGSVLYIDCSADGLGSEPPVPVFDGDRIALQTVRTCQPAFSAAVIAHVEAAYPDDETRNSFCEPVPYPHEPVDWLRMTLAFNRNQMRWFSDPDMLAWVDAARLNALHHVTANVSARARERIVSMLTSQLPAMNAKLETLLADG, encoded by the coding sequence ATGGCGGCGACGATCGAAGCCGACTATCTGGTCGTCGGGGCGGGTGCGATGGGGCTGGCCTTCGCCGACACGTTGGTCAGCGAATCCGACGCGACCGTCGTGGTGGTCGACCGCAACGACCGGCCCGGCGGGCACTGGACGACGGCGTACCCGTTCGTGCGACTGCACCAGCCGTCGGCGTACTACGGGGTCAACTCGCTGCACCTGGGCAGCGACAGCATCGACGAATCCGGGCTCAACGCAGGCTTTTACGAACTGGCCAGCGGCGCCGAGGTGTGCGGCTACTTCGACGAAGTGATGCGCGAGCACCTGCTGCCGACCGGCCGGGTGACCTACCTGCCGGGCAGCGAATACCTCGGCGACGGCCGGGTGCGCGGCGCCGACGGGGATCCGATCGAGGTGATCGCGCGCCGCGTGGTGACCAGCCACACCGAGATCGTCGTGCCGTCGATGCGGCCACCGGCGTACGCGGTCGCGGCCGGTGTGGACGTGGTGGCGCCCAACGACGTGCCGGGGTTCGCCGAGCCGCGGGACCGCTATGTCGTTGTGGGAGCGGGCAAGACCGCGATGGACTCGTGTCTGTGGCTGCTGCGCAACGGGGTTGCGCCGGAGCGGGTGACGTGGGTCAAGCCGCGGGAGTCGTGGGTGCTCGACCGCGGCGCGGTCCAACCGGGCAGGCAGTTCGCGCAGGCGGTGATGCGCGACTTCGGCAACCAGTTGACCGCGGTGCAGGAGGCCGAGTCGCTGCGCGACCTGTTCGACCGGTTGGAGGCCGGCGGATGTCTGCACCGCATCGACACCTCCGTCGAACCGACGATGTACCGCTGCGCGATCCTGTCGGCGGCCGAGCTCGCCGAGCTGCGCCGCATCACCGACGTCGTGCGGATGGGCCGCGTCGCGTCGGTCGAACCGGGCCGCATGACCCTCGACGGCGGCGTCCGCGACGTGGAGGGCTCGGTGCTCTACATCGATTGCAGCGCGGACGGTTTGGGCAGCGAGCCACCGGTCCCGGTGTTCGACGGTGACCGCATCGCGTTGCAGACCGTGCGGACCTGCCAGCCGGCGTTCAGCGCGGCCGTCATCGCCCACGTCGAGGCGGCGTATCCGGACGACGAGACCAGGAATTCGTTCTGCGAGCCGGTGCCCTATCCGCACGAACCCGTCGACTGGCTGCGGATGACGTTGGCGTTCAACCGCAATCAGATGCGGTGGTTCTCCGACCCGGACATGCTGGCGTGGGTCGACGCTGCCCGACTTAACGCGCTGCACCACGTGACGGCCAACGTCAGCGCGCGGGCGCGGGAGCGGATCGTCTCGATGCTCACCTCGCAGTTGCCTGCGATGAACGCCAAGCTCGAGACGCTGCTGGCCGACGGTTAG
- a CDS encoding epoxide hydrolase family protein translates to MASVTPFRIAVPDADLEDLRTRLHRTRWPEAECVDDWSQGIPLAYTRDLARYWADEYDWRARETALNRFDQFTTELDGLDIHFIHQRSPRPDAFPLLITHGWPGSVVEFHKVIEPLTERGFDVVCPSLPGYGFSGKPTRTGWGVERIATAWDALMRRLGYERYGAQGGDWGSAVTTQLGRIGGACVAIHLNMPMGAPPKGHTEFSEEELAAIERLEYYRKWDNAYAKQQSTRPQTLGYGLVDSPVGQLAWIVEKFWSWTDNDGHPESVLHRDEMLDNVMLYWLTASGASSARLYWESFSSFGGSKPVRVPTGVASFPREILRSPRSWCESSYHLTHWTTMPRGGHFAAFEQPELFVADVAAFFDGVR, encoded by the coding sequence ATGGCCTCCGTCACCCCGTTCCGCATCGCCGTGCCCGACGCCGACCTCGAGGACCTGCGGACCCGGCTGCACCGCACCCGCTGGCCGGAGGCCGAGTGCGTCGACGACTGGAGCCAGGGCATCCCGCTGGCCTACACCCGCGACCTCGCCCGGTACTGGGCCGACGAATACGATTGGCGCGCACGCGAAACCGCGCTGAACCGGTTCGACCAGTTCACCACCGAGCTCGACGGCCTCGACATCCACTTCATCCACCAGCGGTCCCCGCGGCCGGACGCGTTTCCGCTGCTGATCACCCACGGCTGGCCGGGGTCGGTGGTGGAATTCCACAAGGTCATCGAGCCGTTGACCGAACGCGGGTTCGACGTGGTGTGCCCGTCGCTGCCGGGCTACGGCTTCTCCGGCAAACCGACCCGCACCGGCTGGGGTGTCGAACGCATCGCGACGGCCTGGGACGCGCTGATGCGCCGGCTGGGATACGAGCGGTACGGGGCACAGGGCGGCGACTGGGGCTCCGCGGTGACCACGCAGCTCGGTCGCATCGGCGGCGCGTGCGTCGCGATCCACCTCAACATGCCGATGGGCGCCCCACCGAAGGGGCACACCGAGTTCAGCGAGGAGGAACTGGCCGCGATCGAACGCCTCGAGTACTACCGCAAGTGGGACAACGCGTACGCCAAGCAGCAGTCCACCCGGCCGCAGACGCTGGGTTACGGGCTGGTGGACTCGCCCGTCGGGCAGCTGGCGTGGATCGTCGAGAAGTTCTGGTCGTGGACCGACAACGACGGGCATCCGGAGAGCGTGCTGCACCGCGACGAGATGCTCGACAACGTGATGCTGTACTGGCTGACCGCGTCGGGCGCGTCGTCGGCGCGGTTGTACTGGGAGAGCTTCTCCTCGTTCGGCGGCAGCAAGCCGGTGCGGGTGCCGACCGGGGTCGCGTCATTCCCCAGGGAGATCCTGCGGTCGCCGCGCTCGTGGTGTGAGAGCAGTTATCACCTCACCCACTGGACGACTATGCCGCGCGGCGGGCACTTCGCGGCGTTCGAGCAGCCGGAGTTGTTCGTCGCCGACGTCGCCGCCTTCTTCGATGGTGTGCGCTGA
- a CDS encoding FAD-dependent oxidoreductase, with the protein MNDTDVLIIGAGPTGLAAAVALAARGIAATVVDHQAAGANTSRAAVVNARTLEVLEDLDVARRLVKEGIAAPRFTIRDRGRTLIPVDFSPLPTSYPYSLMVPQSTTERLLIDRLTELGGSVVRPKTATAISQDADGVTAVFDDGDAIRARYVVGADGVHSVVREQAGIGFEGDTYDESFVLADVRLAGTAPHDEVILYWAKEGLTVVAPLPDGVHRIVAPVAEAPAEPSAEFVQQLLDTRIGTAKLVVSEVIWGSRFRIHHRVADSFRAGRLLLAGDAAHVHSPAGGQGMNLGIQDAVAVADALAAALGGAPETVLDDYAASRRPIARDVVAMTDRLTRLATLPPAVRPLRNAVIWLAGRLPGVRRAVARRLSGLVYR; encoded by the coding sequence ATGAACGACACCGACGTCCTCATCATCGGCGCAGGTCCGACCGGGTTGGCGGCCGCGGTTGCGCTGGCCGCGCGCGGGATCGCCGCGACCGTCGTCGACCATCAGGCGGCGGGGGCGAACACATCGCGGGCCGCCGTCGTCAACGCGCGCACGCTCGAGGTGCTCGAAGACCTCGACGTGGCGCGCCGGCTGGTGAAGGAAGGCATCGCGGCGCCGCGGTTCACGATCCGCGACCGCGGCCGCACGCTGATCCCGGTCGATTTCAGCCCGCTGCCGACCAGTTATCCGTACTCGCTGATGGTCCCGCAGTCGACGACCGAGCGGCTGCTAATCGACCGGCTGACCGAACTCGGCGGCTCGGTTGTGCGCCCGAAGACCGCCACCGCGATCAGCCAGGACGCCGACGGCGTGACCGCCGTGTTCGACGACGGCGACGCGATTCGAGCCCGCTACGTCGTCGGCGCGGACGGCGTGCACAGCGTCGTGCGGGAGCAGGCCGGCATCGGGTTCGAGGGCGACACCTACGACGAGTCGTTCGTGCTCGCCGACGTCCGGCTGGCCGGCACCGCACCGCACGACGAGGTGATCCTGTACTGGGCCAAGGAGGGGCTGACGGTCGTGGCGCCGCTGCCCGACGGCGTGCACCGCATCGTCGCGCCCGTCGCCGAGGCGCCCGCCGAGCCGTCGGCCGAGTTCGTGCAGCAGCTCCTCGACACCCGGATTGGCACCGCGAAACTGGTTGTGTCCGAGGTGATCTGGGGCTCGCGGTTCCGCATCCACCACCGCGTTGCCGACAGCTTCCGGGCCGGTCGCCTGCTGCTGGCCGGCGACGCCGCCCACGTGCACAGCCCGGCAGGCGGGCAGGGCATGAACCTGGGGATCCAGGACGCCGTTGCGGTCGCCGACGCGCTGGCCGCTGCGCTCGGCGGCGCACCGGAGACGGTGCTCGACGACTACGCCGCGTCCCGCCGCCCGATCGCCCGTGACGTCGTGGCGATGACCGACCGGCTGACGCGGCTGGCCACCCTTCCGCCGGCGGTGCGGCCTCTTCGCAACGCCGTGATCTGGCTGGCGGGCCGGCTTCCGGGTGTGCGTCGCGCGGTGGCGCGCCGGCTCAGCGGTCTGGTGTACCGGTGA
- a CDS encoding TetR/AcrR family transcriptional regulator encodes MRRSSAETKAVILAAARERFATSGFERATIRAIAADANIDPSMVMRYFGNKNQLFAAAAEFDLQIPDLTDGDRADVGGRLIAHFMNRWERDEALVVLLRSSATNDDAAQRMREIFVGQLLPVIAKLNPVAPERRAALIATQTLGLALCRYVLALPPLTAMTHDEVVASLGPTLQRYLDAP; translated from the coding sequence ATGCGGAGATCTTCGGCGGAAACCAAGGCGGTCATCCTGGCGGCGGCGCGGGAGCGGTTCGCCACGAGCGGGTTCGAACGCGCCACGATCCGGGCCATCGCCGCCGACGCGAACATCGACCCGTCGATGGTGATGCGGTACTTCGGCAACAAGAACCAGTTGTTCGCCGCTGCCGCCGAGTTCGACCTGCAGATTCCCGACCTCACCGACGGTGATCGAGCAGACGTCGGCGGCCGCCTGATCGCCCACTTCATGAACCGCTGGGAGCGCGACGAGGCGCTGGTGGTGCTGCTGCGTTCGAGTGCGACGAATGACGATGCCGCGCAACGAATGCGGGAGATCTTCGTGGGCCAGTTGCTGCCGGTGATCGCGAAGCTCAACCCGGTGGCGCCGGAGCGGCGGGCGGCGTTGATCGCGACGCAGACCCTCGGGTTGGCGCTGTGCCGCTACGTGCTGGCGCTGCCTCCGCTGACGGCGATGACGCACGACGAGGTCGTCGCGTCGCTCGGCCCGACCCTGCAGCGCTATCTGGACGCCCCGTGA
- a CDS encoding DUF3072 domain-containing protein, translating into MSEDAGRAPQENPQKDRSHWVTGDEPMTGPQRSYLSTLAQEAGEEVPENLTKAQASEMIDRLQHQTGRNQS; encoded by the coding sequence ATGAGTGAGGACGCCGGCCGCGCGCCGCAGGAGAACCCGCAGAAGGACCGGTCGCACTGGGTCACCGGTGACGAGCCGATGACCGGCCCGCAACGCAGCTACCTGAGCACGCTGGCTCAAGAGGCGGGCGAAGAGGTGCCCGAGAACCTGACCAAGGCGCAAGCCTCGGAGATGATCGACCGCTTACAGCACCAGACAGGACGGAACCAGTCATGA
- a CDS encoding carboxyl transferase domain-containing protein codes for MSRIGALEVRDAVLDAGSFRSWDGPPLDVGAGERYRRELAAAADKTGLDESVVTGEGTVFGRRVALVLCEFDFLAGSIGVAAAERITAAVHRATAERLPLLASPSSGGTRMQEGTVAFLQMVKIAAAVELHKREHLPYLVYLRHPTTGGVFASWGSLGHVTAAEPGALVGFLGPRVYEHLYGEPFPEGVQTAENLHRHGVIDGVVPLESLRKTLHRALTVVADPPQPPPALPELGPLPDVPAWESVEASRRPDRPGVGYVLRHGTTERLLLSGTGSGEAATTLLALARFGGQPAVVVGQQRVVGGMVGPAALLEARRGMALAAGLRLPLVLMIDTAGPALTVEAEQGGLAGEIARCLAELVTLDTPTVSVLLGQGSGGPALAMVPADRVLAALHGWLAPLPPEGASAIVYRDLDHAPELAAAQGIRSADLLRDGIVDVVVPEHPDAADEPQQFTNRLSAVIANELHALRSVPDAERLRARLDRYRRIGL; via the coding sequence GTGAGCCGGATCGGTGCCCTCGAGGTGCGCGACGCCGTGCTCGACGCGGGCTCGTTCCGCAGCTGGGACGGTCCGCCGCTCGATGTCGGCGCAGGTGAGCGCTACCGGCGCGAGCTGGCGGCGGCGGCGGACAAGACCGGCCTCGACGAGTCGGTGGTGACCGGTGAGGGCACCGTGTTCGGCAGGCGCGTGGCGCTGGTGCTGTGCGAGTTCGACTTCCTCGCCGGTTCGATCGGGGTGGCCGCCGCCGAGCGGATCACCGCGGCGGTGCACCGGGCGACCGCCGAACGGCTGCCGCTGCTGGCGTCGCCGAGTTCGGGTGGCACCCGCATGCAAGAGGGCACGGTCGCGTTCCTGCAGATGGTCAAGATCGCCGCGGCCGTCGAACTGCACAAGCGCGAGCACCTGCCGTATCTGGTGTACCTGCGCCACCCGACCACCGGCGGGGTGTTCGCGTCGTGGGGCTCACTCGGTCACGTCACCGCCGCCGAACCCGGCGCGCTGGTCGGGTTCCTCGGGCCGCGGGTCTACGAGCACCTGTACGGCGAGCCGTTCCCCGAGGGCGTGCAGACCGCCGAGAACCTGCACCGGCACGGCGTGATCGACGGCGTCGTGCCCCTCGAATCCCTGCGCAAGACGCTGCACCGCGCGCTGACCGTCGTCGCCGATCCGCCGCAGCCGCCGCCCGCGCTGCCCGAACTCGGCCCGCTGCCCGACGTGCCCGCGTGGGAGTCGGTGGAGGCGTCGCGCCGGCCGGACCGCCCCGGCGTCGGGTATGTGCTGCGACACGGCACGACGGAGCGGCTTCTGCTGTCGGGCACCGGATCAGGCGAGGCGGCCACGACGCTGCTGGCGCTGGCGCGGTTCGGCGGGCAACCCGCGGTGGTGGTCGGCCAGCAGCGGGTGGTCGGCGGGATGGTCGGACCGGCGGCGCTGCTGGAGGCGCGACGCGGCATGGCGTTGGCCGCCGGATTGCGGCTGCCGCTGGTGTTGATGATCGACACGGCCGGGCCGGCGCTGACCGTCGAGGCCGAGCAGGGCGGGCTGGCCGGCGAGATCGCGCGCTGCCTGGCCGAGCTCGTCACGCTGGACACGCCGACGGTGTCGGTGCTGCTGGGCCAGGGCAGCGGAGGTCCCGCGCTGGCGATGGTGCCCGCCGACCGGGTGCTGGCGGCATTGCACGGCTGGCTGGCCCCGTTGCCGCCCGAGGGCGCCAGCGCGATCGTCTACCGTGACCTCGACCATGCTCCGGAACTGGCTGCGGCACAGGGTATTCGGTCGGCGGACCTGCTACGTGACGGCATCGTCGACGTGGTCGTGCCCGAGCACCCGGACGCCGCCGACGAACCGCAACAGTTCACCAACCGGCTGTCTGCGGTGATCGCCAACGAGCTGCACGCGCTGCGTTCGGTGCCCGACGCCGAGCGGCTGCGCGCCCGGCTGGACCGCTACCGGCGCATCGGACTGTGA
- a CDS encoding enoyl-CoA hydratase has product MIGVTRDGHVLTLEMQRAERRNALNVELVDALREAVEKAAAEDVRAIVLTGAGHVFSAGADLSDPSGVAEQLPDKAKDLNVAIDKAPVPVIGAINGPAIGAGVILSMICDLRVVAPDAYFQFPVAKYGLALDNWSIRRLTSLVGAGRARGMLLAAERLTADDALQTGMANRIGTLADAQAWAAEIAGFAPLALQHAKRVLNDDGAYEDPWPEHQELFDRAWASQDVIEAQVARIEKRPPNFKGA; this is encoded by the coding sequence ATGATTGGTGTGACCCGTGACGGCCACGTGCTGACCCTGGAGATGCAACGCGCCGAGCGACGCAACGCCCTCAACGTCGAACTGGTCGACGCGCTCCGCGAGGCGGTCGAGAAGGCCGCCGCCGAGGACGTCCGCGCCATCGTGCTGACCGGAGCCGGCCATGTCTTCTCCGCGGGCGCCGACCTGTCCGATCCGTCCGGGGTGGCCGAGCAGCTGCCCGACAAGGCCAAAGACCTCAACGTCGCGATCGACAAGGCACCTGTGCCGGTCATCGGCGCCATCAACGGCCCCGCGATCGGGGCAGGCGTCATCCTGTCGATGATCTGCGACCTGCGGGTCGTCGCGCCCGACGCCTACTTCCAGTTCCCGGTCGCCAAATACGGTCTGGCGCTGGACAACTGGAGCATCCGGCGGTTGACGTCGCTGGTCGGTGCCGGCCGCGCGCGGGGCATGCTGCTGGCCGCCGAGCGGCTCACCGCCGACGACGCGCTGCAGACCGGGATGGCCAACCGCATCGGCACCCTCGCAGACGCGCAGGCGTGGGCTGCCGAGATCGCCGGGTTCGCACCGCTGGCGCTGCAGCACGCCAAGCGGGTGCTCAACGACGACGGCGCCTACGAGGACCCGTGGCCCGAGCACCAGGAACTGTTCGACCGGGCGTGGGCCAGTCAGGACGTCATCGAGGCCCAGGTGGCGCGGATCGAGAAACGGCCGCCGAACTTCAAGGGCGCCTGA
- a CDS encoding MBL fold metallo-hydrolase — protein sequence MIRSALRLGLGTASLLAGGWVLRALQGTPASLGASPTDIEAVARRSPNYRDGVFNNLEPASMMSIEAEQQRLLVRELLGSRGVTRPAGSIPVVTPAATDPTARASVCWFGHSSALIELDGYRVLADPVWSRRCSPSQAVGPERMHEVPAPLEALAAVDAVVVSHDHYDHLDMETIVGLARTQRAPFVVPLGIGAHLRKWGIPESRIVELDWHESHTIGELTVVCTPARHFSGRLLTRNTTLWASWVILGPRHRAFFGGDTGYTKSFAQIGAEHGPFDVTLLPIGAYHPAWPDIHMNPEEAVRAHLDVAEPDRGLLVPIHWATFRLAPHPWAEPVERLLRAADAEKVQVIVPKPGQRVDPDAPPASDPWWRF from the coding sequence ATGATCCGCAGCGCGCTCCGGCTCGGCCTCGGCACGGCGTCGCTGCTGGCCGGAGGCTGGGTGCTGCGCGCGCTGCAGGGCACTCCCGCGTCGCTCGGCGCGTCGCCCACCGACATCGAGGCGGTCGCGCGGCGCTCGCCGAACTACCGCGACGGCGTGTTCAACAACCTCGAGCCCGCGTCGATGATGAGCATCGAGGCCGAACAGCAGCGCCTGCTCGTGCGCGAACTGCTCGGTTCGCGCGGCGTCACCCGGCCGGCCGGATCGATACCGGTCGTCACCCCGGCGGCGACCGACCCGACCGCGCGGGCGTCGGTCTGCTGGTTCGGGCACTCCTCGGCGCTGATCGAACTCGACGGCTACCGGGTGCTCGCCGACCCGGTGTGGAGCCGCCGGTGCTCCCCGTCGCAGGCCGTCGGCCCGGAACGCATGCACGAGGTGCCCGCGCCGCTGGAGGCGCTGGCCGCCGTCGACGCGGTGGTGGTCAGCCACGATCACTACGACCACCTCGACATGGAGACGATCGTCGGCCTGGCACGCACCCAGCGCGCGCCGTTCGTCGTGCCGCTGGGGATCGGCGCGCACCTGCGCAAGTGGGGGATACCGGAGAGCCGCATCGTCGAGCTCGACTGGCACGAGAGCCACACCATCGGTGAGCTGACGGTGGTCTGCACGCCGGCGCGGCACTTCTCGGGCCGGCTGCTGACCCGCAACACCACGCTGTGGGCGTCGTGGGTCATCCTCGGGCCGCGGCACCGGGCGTTCTTCGGCGGCGACACCGGTTACACGAAGAGCTTCGCCCAAATCGGTGCCGAGCACGGACCTTTCGACGTCACGCTGTTGCCGATCGGCGCCTATCATCCCGCCTGGCCGGACATCCACATGAACCCCGAGGAGGCGGTCCGCGCGCACCTCGACGTCGCCGAACCCGACCGCGGCCTGCTGGTGCCGATCCACTGGGCGACGTTCCGGCTGGCCCCGCATCCGTGGGCTGAACCGGTCGAGCGCCTGCTACGCGCGGCCGACGCCGAAAAAGTCCAGGTGATCGTGCCCAAGCCGGGGCAGCGCGTCGATCCGGACGCTCCGCCGGCATCCGACCCGTGGTGGCGGTTCTGA